The uncultured Campylobacter sp. DNA segment GTAGCATCGTAGAAATTCGTCTGCACAGCGTAGATCAGATGACTTACGGCGAGTTTTTGATGAGTTTGCCAAGTCCCACAAGCTTTAACGTTTTTTCTATCAAGCCGCTTGACGGCAACTGCGTTTTGGAAATAAACCCAAGCATCGCATTTCCTATGATAGATCGCTTGCTAGGCGGCAACGGCGAGGGTTTTGAGACTAGCAGGGAGCTAACCGATATAGAGATAAATTTGCTCGATGCGATCTTAAGGATGATAATGCAACGCCTAAAGGAAAGCTGGGCTACGGTGACTGATATGTATCCAAACGTAGAGGCAAAAGAAAGCAGTCCAAACGTCGTGCAAATCGTCAGCCAAAACGAGATCGTGATAATGGTCGTCATGGAGATCATAGTCGGTAACTCAAGCGGTATGATAAATATCTGCTATCCGGTTATCTACCTAGAGCCGATTTTAAGCCGCCTAGCTAACCGCGATATAATGCTAGGCGAAACGAGCGCGAAAAAGAGCAGAAACAAAGAGCTAAAAACGCTAATCGGACGCGCAGAGGTGTTATACGAGGCGATACTGGGCGAAAGCATCGTGAGCGTGAATGAATTTTTAAATTTAAAAGAGGGCGATATATTGCGTCTTGACCGCTCCGCAAACGATAAAGCTATCGTCACGATTGACAAAAAAGAGGTATTTTTAGCCGAGGTCGGACTGCATAGATTTAGAAAATCTATCCGCATAGAAGAGCTCATCAGAAGCGATAAAGACGAAATCAAAAATATCTTGGAAAAATACGAAGAAGAGCGTAAGGCTAAGCTCATGAGCTACGACCAAGACGACGAAAACGAAGAAAATATACTAGACGAGGACGAACGAGATGAATGAATTTTTTAAAATTTTCGCAAACGAGATAAAAGCTACGATCGAAGGACTAACCGGCAAGACGCCCGGAGTCGGCGA contains these protein-coding regions:
- the fliM gene encoding flagellar motor switch protein FliM, with the translated sequence MADILSQEEIDALLEVVDDEEASESIGEGSKEEQRQVIIYDFKRPNRVSKEQLRAIKGIHDKLARNLASQISSVMRSIVEIRLHSVDQMTYGEFLMSLPSPTSFNVFSIKPLDGNCVLEINPSIAFPMIDRLLGGNGEGFETSRELTDIEINLLDAILRMIMQRLKESWATVTDMYPNVEAKESSPNVVQIVSQNEIVIMVVMEIIVGNSSGMINICYPVIYLEPILSRLANRDIMLGETSAKKSRNKELKTLIGRAEVLYEAILGESIVSVNEFLNLKEGDILRLDRSANDKAIVTIDKKEVFLAEVGLHRFRKSIRIEELIRSDKDEIKNILEKYEEERKAKLMSYDQDDENEENILDEDERDE